The Streptomyces cathayae DNA segment CTGACTCGATCGACTTCGACGTTGATCTGCGGGAGTTGCAGGGTCAGCACGGCGTGGATGTGCTGTGCCGTCTGCTGCGGGCAATCGGGCGTCGGCTCGGCCAGCCGGTGTTGCTGAGCCCGGAGTCTGATCCGCTTCACCCGGTTCTCGGCTTCGGCGTCGAGGCCGACCGTGTGGTGCTGCTGGGTGGCCCGCAGGTCATGTGACCGCCGCTGGCTGCGGCTCGTAGAAGGTGCCGTCGCGGAGCATGGCGAATGGGTCCCCGAGCGCGATGTGTGCCTGCGGCCGCTCGCCCACCGCTCGCTGCAGCTCGGGCTCACCGGTGAGGCGGCACACCGCTACGCGGACGAGTGGACGGTCTCCGTCACCGGTACCACCGATCTCGCGCGCGAGATCCACGGGCAGGCGCGGGACGGTGACCTGGAGGCCGCCCGGCGGCTTCTTCCCCGCGAGCTCCCCTGTCCCGTTCCCGAGGGGCTCCTGGATCACCTGCGCCCATGAGGGTCGGGACGTGCGGGCGTCAACTCGGCAGGTGCCGGCGCCGCTCACACTTTTCGGTGTTGCGCGGAACTGATCGGTTTTCGGCCGGTTGTCGGCTGTGGGCTTAGCACTGTTCTTGCTCCAGAGGGTCCACTTCGGTAACTCGTTGCTTATGGGCGGGGTCGGTCTGTCACCCTGGCGGCATTGATCGAGGTGTATTCGTGCGAACTGCCCGGGGAGCTGCCCATGAGGGCCATTCCGACGCAACGGGAGACCCCGCGTGCCGTCTCGGAGGCGCCCGCGCGGGCGTGCGCGCGGGCGGACGCGGCGCTGTCCGGCGGCTCCCTCGCGCCGGGCACCGCGCGGGCCCTGGTGCGGTCGGCGCTCGCCGACTGGACGGAGCGCGCCCTGCCCGGTGCCGAGCACCTCACCACCCGCGCCGGCGACGACGCCACGCTGATCGCCAGCGAACTGGTCACCAACGCCGTCGTGCACGCCGGCACCGAGGTACGGCTGACCTGCCGCCTCGAGGAGGAGAGCGGTGCCCTCGTCGTCGAGGTCACCGACCGCCACCCCTCCCGCGCCCCGCACGGCGGCGAACCGGAGGCACCGCCCTACGAGAGCCCCGAGCACGGGCGCGGCCTGCGCCTGGTCGCCGCGCTCTCCGAGGCCTGGGGGATCACCTACCGCCCCGGCACCAAAACCGTCTGGGCCCGGATCCCCGTGGGAGGGGGCTTCGCGGCGGACGGCGCGGAGGAGAGCGCGGAGAACACGGAGGGTGCGCAGAGCGCGGAGGGCATGGGCGTCCCGTTCGACGCGTACGTGTGGGAGGCGGAGCCGGAGCCCGGCGGTGAGGGGTGGCGCGTGCCCCGGCCGTACCGGCGGGACGGGGCCTGGCTGGGGCGCGGGGCGCTGTCCTTCCTCGCCGAGGCGTCCGATCTGCTCGCCGGGCAACTGGACGAGGACCTGGTCGCCGCGCTCACCGGGCAGCTGATCGTGCCGCGGCTGGCGGACTGGTGCGCGGTGTGGCTCGAGGACGAGGCCACCGGCCACGGCGGCTGGAGCGACGGGGCACGGGCCGACGGACCCCGCCTCGCCCGTGTCTGGCACGCCGACGAGAGCCGCGTCGAGGAACTGAGCCGGGTACTGGAGCAGGAGCCACCGCCTCCCTCCGATCCACTGAGCACCGGACCGGTCGGCTATCCCTGGCCGGAGAAGGCGCTCCACCTGACCGGGGGCCACGACGAGGGCACCGGCACCGCCCTCGCCTACCGGCTCGTCGCCGGTGGCCGGCCGCTGGGGACGCTGGTGATCGGGCGGGCCGGGATCGGGCGGTTCCCGGACGAGGTCACCGGACTGGTGGAGGACCTCGGGCGGCGCGTGGCGCTCGCCATCGGCGCCGCCCGGCAGTACGCCCGCCAGGCCACCATCAGCGCCGTGCTCCAGCGCGGACTGCTGCCCGGCGCCGTCGCCGAGATCCCCGGCGTGCGCTCCGCCCTCGTCTACGAGCCCCACGACAAGGGCGGACCGAGCGGCGACTTCTACGACCTGTTCCCGGCCGGGCCGGGCCGCTGGTGCTTCGCCATCGGCGACGTCCAGGGCAAGGGCCCCGAGGCGGCCGTCGTCATCGGTCTGGCCCGCCCCTGGCTGCGGCTGCTCGCCCGCGAGGGCTACCACGTCGCCGACGTCCTGGACCGCCTCAACCAACTGCTCCTCGACGACGCCACGGAAGCCGCCGACGCCGCCGCCCGCGCGCTCGTCGCCGCCGGCGCCCGCCCGACCGCCCCCGGGGACGGCCCCCAGACCCGCTTCCTTTCCCTGCTCTACGGCGAACTCACCCTCGTCGAGGGCGGCGCCCGTGTCACCCTCGCCTCCGCCGGACACCCCCTGCCGCTGCTGCTCGCCCCCGACGGGACGGTCCGTACCGTGGCCCGGTCGCAGACCCTGCTCGGGGTCGTCGAGGACGCCACCTACACCAGCGACTCCTTCGAGCTGCGCTCCGGCGACACCCTGCTCTGCGTCACCGACGGCGTCACCGAGCGGCGCCGCGGCTCCCACCAGTTCGACGACGGCGACGGACTCGCCACCGCACTGGCCGACTGCGCGGGACTGGACGCCGACCGGATAGCGGAACGTATCAGCAGGCTGGTCCACGAGTTCGGGGAGCGGCCACCGGCGGACGATCTCGCCCTGCTGGTGCTCCAGGCGGACTGACCGGCCCACGGGCCGGATGCGGGACAATGGAGCACATGCCTTCCGCACTCCCCGACGGCGAGCCCGTCCCCGCCGACGGCGCGCTGCCCGCGTCCGCGCTCGCCGGGGCCGCAGCACGCCCCCTCGGGTTCTACCTGCACGTTCCGTACTGCGCGACCCGCTGCGGCTACTGCGACTTCAACACCTACACCGCCACCGAGCTGCGCGGCAGCGGCGGAGTGCTCGCCTCCCGCGACAACTACGCCGAGACCCTGATCGACGAGGTCCGCCTGGCCCGCAAGGTGCTCGGCGACGACCCGCGCGAGGTCCGCACGGTGTTCGTCGGCGGCGGCACCCCCACCCTGCTGGCCGCCGACGACCTCGTACGGATGCTGGGCGCGATCCGCGACGAGTTCGGGCTGGCGGCGGACGCCGAGGTCACCACCGAGGCGAACCCGGAGTCGGTCGACCCGGCCTACCTGGCGACCCTGCGCGCGGGCGGCTTCAACCGGATCTCCTTCGGCATGCAGAGCGCCCGGCAGCACGTGCTGAAGGTCCTCGACCGCACGCACACCCCCGGCCGCCCGGAGGCGTGTGTCGCCGAGGCGCGGGCGGCGGGCTTCGAGCACGTCAACCTCGACCTGATCTACGGCACCCCCGGCGAGTCCGACGACGACTGGCGGGCCTCGCTGGACGCGGCCCTCGGCGCCGGACCCGACCACGTCTCCGCGTACGCGCTCATCGTCGAGGAGGGCACGCAGCTCGCCCGCCGCATCCGGCGCGGTGAGGTGCCGATGACCGACGACGACGTGCACGCGGACCGGTACCTGATCGCCGAGGAGGCGCTGTCGGCGGCCGGCTTCGACTGGTACGAGGTGTCGAACTGGGCCACCTCCGAGGCGGGACGCTGCCTGCACAACGAGCTGTACTGGCGCGGCGCGGACTGGTGGGGCGCGGGGCCCGGGGCGCACTCGCACGTGGGCGGGGTGCGCTGGTGGAACGTGAAGCACCCCGGCGCGTACGCGGCAGCCCTGGCCGAGGGCCGATCACCGGGGGCCGGGCGCGAGGTCCTCTCCGAGGAGGACCGGCGGGTGGAGCGGATCCTGCTGGAGCTTCGGCTGGAGGAAGGGGTTCCGCTCGCTCTTCTCCGTGCGGAGGGGCTGGTGGCGGCGCGCCGTGCTCTGACGGACGGGCTGCTGCGGCAGGAGGCGTACGACGGGGGGCGTGCGGCCCTCACCCTGCGGGGGCGGTTGCTGGCGGACGCGGTGGTCCGGGACCTGGTGGACTGAGGGGTGCCGGGAAGGGTTTTTCGCCCCCGCCGCCCCTTCCCTTCCCGTCCCCTGAGGGCTGCGCCCCCAGACCCCCCTTCGGCCTGAACGGCCTCGTCCTCAAGCGCCGGACGGGCTGAAAATCAGCCCCGTCGGGGCGAAACCAGCCGGGGCGGTCAGGACGGCATCGTCACGAAATCGATCAGTTCCTCGACCCTGCCCAACAACGCCGGCTCCAGGTCCTTGTACGAGTGCACCGCGCCGAGGACGCGCTGCCAGGCTTCCCCCGTGTTGGCCACGCGCCAGCCCAGGGCCCGGCAGACGCCCGTCTTCCAGTCCTGGCCGTGCGGCACCCGGGGCCAGGACCGGATGCCCAGGGAGGACGGTTTCACCGCCTCCCAGACGTCGATGTACGGGTGGCCCACCACCAGGGCGTGCTCGCTGGTGACCGACTCCGCGATGCGCCACTCCTTCGAGCCCGGCACCAGGTGGTCCACCAGGACGCCCAGCCGTGCGTCCGGGCCCGGCGCGAACGCGTCGACGATCGCCGGCAGGTCGTCGACGCCCTCCAGGTACTCCACGACCACGCCCTCGACGCGCAGATCGTCGCCCCACACCTTCTCGACCAGTTCGGCGTCGTGGCGGCCCTCGACGTAGATGCGCCCGGCGCGCGCCACCCGCGCGCGGGCGCCCGGGACGGCCACCGAACCGGATGCCGTCCGGGGCGGACGCGCCGGGCCCGCGGCGGGCCGCACCAGCGTCACCGCGCGGCCCTCCAGCAGGAATCCGCGCGGCTCCAGGGGGAAGACCCGGTGCTTGCCGAAGCGGTCCTCCAGGGTCACCGTGCCCGCCTCGCAGCGGATCACCGCGCCGCAGAATCCGCTGCCGGGCTCCTCCACCACCAGACCGGGCTCGGCCGGGACCTCGGGGACGGGCCGGGACTTCTTCCACCCGGGGGTCAGGTCAGGAGAGTACGGGCGCATTCTGATGACGATAGGAGAACCGGCTCCCCGTTCGGCCGAAGGGTCAGTCCGACACGCCGAAACGAGCCGCGAGGGCGTCGCGTTGGGACCGTACGAACGCCGCGTCCACCACCGCTCCGTGACCGGGGACGTACACCGCGTCCTCGCCGCCCAGGGCCAGCAGCCGGTCCAGGGCGGCCGGCCACCGCGACGGGACGGCGTCGGGGCCCGCCTGCGGATCACCGGACTCCTCCACCAGGTCGCCGCAGAAGACCACCTCCGGCTCGCCGGGCACCAGCACCACCAGATCGTGGGCGGTGTGCCCGGGGCCCACGTTGGCGAGGAGCGCCTGCCGTCCGCCGCCCAGGTCGAGCGTCCACTCGCCGGACACCAGGTGCCGGGGACGGACCAGCGTCAGCGCGTCCACGGCCTCCTCCGCCGCCCGCGCGTCCAGCCCCTCGCGCTCCGCGTCCGCGCGCAGTTCCTCGCCTCCCCGCGCCAGCGCCGTGTCCAGGCCCACCGCGCCGAACACCTCCGCGCCCGCGAACACCGCCGCCCCCAGCACATGGTCGAAATGGGGGTGGGTGAGCGCGAGATGCGTCACACGCCCACCGGCGAGCGCCTGCGCCCGTGCCCGCAACCGGGCGCCCTCGCCCAGACTCGAACCGGCGTCCACGAGCAGTGCCGCGCCCGCGCCGACGACGAGCCCCGCCGTGCAGTCCCACACCGGCAGCCGGCACCGGCCCACTCCCGGCGCCAGCCGCTCCCACCCCGACTCTTCCCAAGTCACCGTCATACCGCGACGCTAATCGCCCACGGCTGTCCCGGCGCGACGGCCCGGTACCGGCCTTGCCCGGGGTGTACCCCCCGGCCGTACACTGGGCGGGGAAGTCTGGCACTCGCGTGCGAAGAGTGCCAGGACAGGGAGAAAACGGACCGGGCGGAAGGCTTCTGGAGGTGTGCGCCGTGCTCAGTGAACGCAGGCTCCAGGTGTTGCGCGCCATCGTTCAGGACTACGTCGGAACCGAGGAGCCCGTCGGCTCCAAGGCCCTCACCGAGCGGCACAACCTGGGCGTCTCCCCGGCCACCGTGCGCAACGACATGGCGGCCCTGGAGGACGAGGGGTTCATCGCCCAGCCGCACACCAGCGCCGGGCGCATCCCCACCGACAAGGGCTACCGGCTCTTCGTGGACAAGCTCGCCGGCGTCAAGCCGATGACCGCGCCCGAGCGGCGCGCCATCCAGAACTTCCTCGAGGGCGCCGTCGACCTGCACGACGTGGTGGCCCGCACGGTGCGGCTGCTCGCGCAGCTGACCCGGCAGGTCGCCGTCGTGCAGTACCCGTCGCTGACCCGCTCGACCGTGCGGCACGTGGAGCTGCTCCCGATGGCGCCCGCGCGCGCCATGCTGGTGCTGATCACGGACACCGGGCGGGTCGAGCAGCGCATGATCGACTGCCCGGCGCCGATCGGCGAGGCGACCCTGGGGGATCTGCGGGCGCGGCTCAACAGCCGTGTCGCGGGCCGACGTTTCACCGATGTACCGTCTCTGGTCGAGGATCTCCCCGAGGCTTTCGACCTCGAGGAGCGCGGTACGGTCTCGACCGTGCTCTCCACCCTCCTGGAGACGCTCGTCGAGGACAACGAGGAGCGGCTGATGATCGGCGGTACCGCCAATCTGACCCGCTTCGGACATGACTTTCCCCTTGTGATCCGGCCCGTACTGGAGGCGCTGGAGGAGCAGGTCGTGCTTCTCAAGCTGCTGGGCGAGGCGAAGGAACCGGGCGTGACCGTGCGTATCGGTCATGAGAACGCCCACGAGGGACTCAACTCCACCTCAGTGGTGTCGGTGGGCTACGGTTCGGGCGGCGAGGCTGTTGCCAAGCTCGGCGTGGTCGGTCCGACCCGCATGGATTACCCAGGAACGATGGGAGCGGTACGCGCAGTGGCACGGTACGTCGGACAGATCCTGGCGGAGTCGTAGTGGCCACGGACTACTACGCCGTACTCGGCGTACGCCGCGACGCTTCGCAGGAGGAGATCAAGAAGGCCTTCCGGCGGCTCGCCCGCGAGCTGCATCCGGACGTCAACCCGGATCCGAAGACCCAGGAGCGGTTCAAGGAGATCAACGCCGCCTACGAGGTGCTGTCGGACCCGCAGAAGAAGCAGGTCTACGACCTCGGCGGCGATCCGCTCCAGCAGGCCGGGGCCGGCGGCGCGGGCGGCTTCGGCGCGGGTGGCTTCGGGAACTTCTCCGACATCATGGACGCGTTCTTCGGCACGGCGTCGCAGCGCGGTCCGCGCTCGCGCACCCGCCGCGGCCAGGACGCCATGATCCGGATCGAGGTCGAGCTGGACGAGGCCGCGTTCGGCACGACCAAGGACATCCAGGTCGACACGGCGATCGTGTGCACCACGTGCAGCGGTGAGGGCGCCGCGCCGGGGACCAGCGCGCAGACCTGTGACATGTGCCGCGGCCGCGGTGAGGTCTCGCAGGTCACCCGGTCCTTCCTGGGCCAGGTCATGACCTCGCGCCCCTGCCCGCAGTGCCAGGGCTTCGGCACCGTCGTCCCGAACCCGTGCCCGGAGTGCGCCGGCGACGGACGCGTCCGCTCCCGCCGCACCCTGACCGTGAAGATCCCGGCCGGTGTCGACAACGGCACCCGGATCCAGCTGGCCGGCGAGGGCGAGGTCGGCCCCGGCGGCGGTCCCGCCGGCGACCTGTACGTGGAGATCCACGAGCTGCCGCACAGCACCTTCCAGCGGCGCGGCGACGACCTGCACTGCACGGTCACCCTCCCGATGACGGCGGCCGCCCTCGGCACCAAGGTGCCGCTGGAGACGCTGGACGGCATGGAGGAGGTCGACATCCGGCCCGGCACCCAGTCCGGCCAGTCGATCCCGCTGCACGGCCGGGGCGTCACGCATCTGCGCGGCGGCGGCCGGGGCGACCTCATCGTGCACGTCGAGGTGCAGACCCCGAGCAAGCTCGACCCCGAACAGGAACGCCTGCTGCGCGAACTCGCCAAGCTCCGTGGCGAGGAGCGCCCGCTGGGCCAGTTCCAGCCCGGGCAGCAGGGGCTGTTCTCCCGGTTGAAGGACGCTTTCAACGGGCGCTGACGGACGACACCGACGGGTGGCGCGCGGGGGCCGGAAACGGCTCCCGCGGAGCTCCGGAAGGTGGTCCGCAGGTGCCCCGGGAGCTGCCCCGAAGGTGCCCCGAAGGTGCCCTGGACACGGCCTGTGCCAAGGGCGAGGGCCGGTTGAGCCCCGATTCGGAGATGTCCGAAGGACGTGGCAACATGCCGTCATGTCCTTGGCGCTCACCGATCTCCTTCCGCACCCCGTCGTGCAGGCACCCATGGCGGGCGGTGTCTCCGTGCCGCAGCTCGCCGCGGCCGTCTCCGAGGCGGGCGGGCTCGGCTTCCTGGCCGCCGGGTACAAGACCGCGGACGGGATGTACCAGGAGATCAAGCAGCTGCGCGGACTGACCGGCCACCCGTTCGGCGTCAACGTCTTCATGCCCCAGCCCGAGACCCCCGACCCGGCCGCCGTGGGCGTCTACGCCCACCAGCTGGCCGGTGAGGCCTCCTGGTACGAGACCGAGCTCGGCGACCCCGACAGCGGCCGCGACGACGGCTACGACGCCAAACTCGCCGTCCTGCTCGACAACCCGGTGCCGGTGGTGTCGTTCCACTTCGGTGTGCCGACCCGCGAGGTCCTGGACTCCCTGCGCCGCGTCGGCACGTTCACCCTGGCCACCGCGACCACCGCCGAGGAGGCGCGGGCCGTGGAGCGGGCGGGCGCCGACGCGGTGATCGCGCAGGGCGTCGAGGCCGGCGGCCACCAGGGCACCCACCGGGACCTCCCGGAGAACGACGGCTCCGGCGTCGGACTGCTGTCCCTGGTCGCCGAGGTGCGGGAGACGGTGGGCATCCCGATCGTCGCCGCCGGCGGCATCATGCGCGGCAGCCAGATCGCCGCGGTGCTCGCGGCCGGCGCCTGGGCGGCCCAGCTCGGCACCGCCTTCGTCGCCACCCACGAGTCCGGCGCGCACGCCCTGCACAAGCAGGCGCTGACCAGCCCCCTGTACGTGCGCACCGAACTGACCCGCGCCTTCTCCGGACGCCCGGCCCGCGGCCTGGTCAACCGGTTCCTGCGTGAACACGGCCCGTACGCGCCCGCCGCCTACCCGGACGTCCACCACCTCGCCGCGCCGCTGCGCAGGGCCGCCGCCAAGGCGGGGGACGCACAGGGCATGGCCCTGTGGGCGGGACAGGGCCACCGGATGGCCCGGGAACTGCCCGCCGGGCAGCTGGTGGAGGTGCTGGTCGCCGAACTCGCCGCCACCCGCGCGGCGTTGTCGGCGGGGGGTGCCGGATGACCGCGCCGGTCTTCGTGGTGGAGGACTTCGGCACGGACGGCTCCGGGCACCATGTGCTCGACGGCCCCGAGGGGCGGCACGCCGTCTCCGTGAAGCGGCTGCGGGCCGGGGAGAGCGTCGTCCTCACCGACGGCGCGGGCCGCAGGGCCGAGGGCGAGGTGACCGGCACCGAGGGCAAGGACCGGCTGATCGTGCGCCTCGGGGACGTCGTCGAGGAGCCCGTGGAGTGGCCCCGGCTCACCGTCGTCCAGGCGCTGCCCAAGGGCGACCGGGGCGAGCTGGCCGTGGAGACGATGACCGAGGTCGGCGTCGACGCGATCGTGCCGTGGTCCGCGGCGCGCTGCGTCACGCAGTGGAAGGGCGAGCGCGGTCTGAAGTCCCTCGCCAAGTGGCGGGCGACGGCCCGGGAGGCCGGCAAGCAGTCCCGTCGGGCGCGCTTCCCCGAGGTCGCGGACGCGGCGACGAGCAAGCAGGTTGTCTCACTTCTCGCCGAAGCCGACTTCGCCGCCGTGCTCCACGAGAGCGGCACCGAGCCCCTGGCGACCGCCGGACTCCCCGCCACCGGCAGCATCGTGCTGGTCGTCGGCCCCGAAGGCGGGGTCTCGCCGGAGGAGCTGGCGCTCTTCGCGCAGGCTGGCGCCACGCCCTACCGACTGGGCCGCAGCGTCCTGCGCACCTCCACCGCGGGCACCGCCGCCGCGGCCGTCCTCCTGGCCCGCACGGGCCGCTGGTCCTGACCCCCCGGACGGCCGTTCGCCGTCAGCCGCGCGGCCGGCCGTCAGCGGTCCGCCGCGCGGGCGGCGGCGACCGCCGGGAACAGGTCCCAGCCGTCCGGCTCCGCGGCCCCGGTGAGCAGCCCGCGCCGGACCGCCTCGTCGACGAAGGCCCGTACGACACCGGGCTCGTGCAGGTCGAGCGCCGCGTGCCCGCCGAGGGCCACAGCCCCGGAGTGCAGGAAACCGTCGGGGACGAAACGGCCCTCGCCGCCCCGGAACACCAGGTGGGTCATGGTCGTCGTCCCCTCCCGGGTCAGTGCGAGCACCTCATGGCAGGGCTCGCCGGTGTGGTGCCGATGACGCACCGACCACAGGGAGACGGCCGTTCCGCCCGGGGCGGTGTCGTCCACGACGAGCCGTCTGGCCGGCGTTCGCTGCGCATCACTCCACGGTAGTGAGGAGTGGCCGTATGCGCCCTACCGTCACGCGTGGGGCGGTGGCAGGCTGCCGGGCATGGGGGCATCGAGGTGGGTCCGGGACGGGACACGGTGGCGGCGGGCGGCGTCGGCCGTCGGGTTGGTCGTGGTCGCCGTGGGCGGGGCCGTGGCGTGCGAGCCGGGTGCGATCGGCACGGCGTCGGTGGCGTACACGACCGACGAGACGGTCACCAGAGAGCTCAACCGGCAGAAGGCCGGGGTGCGGTGGCTCAGCTGCACCGCCTCCTACGGGAACCAGGACGGCGCGTCGTCGCGGCCCGCGAGCGAGGACACCGTGGCCACCGTGGACTGCGACGGGGAGACCGAGGACGGCAAGGAGATCACCGTCACCGGGAAGATCACCCATGCCGTCGACGGCGCCTGTGTGCGCGGGGACATCACCGCGAAAGTGGACGGCAAGCAGTGGTTCCGGGTCGACGGCCTGGGCGACTGCGACGCCACCAGCCCGCCCGCGGTGGGCGAGCCCACGCACCGGGGCCCGCGGCCCACCGTCACCGTGACGGTCACCACGACCGTGTGGTGCGAGCAGTACCCGTCCTGTCGCCCCGTCGAGGGC contains these protein-coding regions:
- a CDS encoding DUF4291 family protein, giving the protein MARRSCDRRWLRLVEGAVAEHGEWVPERDVCLRPLAHRSLQLGLTGEAAHRYADEWTVSVTGTTDLAREIHGQARDGDLEAARRLLPRELPCPVPEGLLDHLRP
- a CDS encoding SpoIIE family protein phosphatase, with the translated sequence MRAIPTQRETPRAVSEAPARACARADAALSGGSLAPGTARALVRSALADWTERALPGAEHLTTRAGDDATLIASELVTNAVVHAGTEVRLTCRLEEESGALVVEVTDRHPSRAPHGGEPEAPPYESPEHGRGLRLVAALSEAWGITYRPGTKTVWARIPVGGGFAADGAEESAENTEGAQSAEGMGVPFDAYVWEAEPEPGGEGWRVPRPYRRDGAWLGRGALSFLAEASDLLAGQLDEDLVAALTGQLIVPRLADWCAVWLEDEATGHGGWSDGARADGPRLARVWHADESRVEELSRVLEQEPPPPSDPLSTGPVGYPWPEKALHLTGGHDEGTGTALAYRLVAGGRPLGTLVIGRAGIGRFPDEVTGLVEDLGRRVALAIGAARQYARQATISAVLQRGLLPGAVAEIPGVRSALVYEPHDKGGPSGDFYDLFPAGPGRWCFAIGDVQGKGPEAAVVIGLARPWLRLLAREGYHVADVLDRLNQLLLDDATEAADAAARALVAAGARPTAPGDGPQTRFLSLLYGELTLVEGGARVTLASAGHPLPLLLAPDGTVRTVARSQTLLGVVEDATYTSDSFELRSGDTLLCVTDGVTERRRGSHQFDDGDGLATALADCAGLDADRIAERISRLVHEFGERPPADDLALLVLQAD
- the hemW gene encoding radical SAM family heme chaperone HemW; the encoded protein is MPSALPDGEPVPADGALPASALAGAAARPLGFYLHVPYCATRCGYCDFNTYTATELRGSGGVLASRDNYAETLIDEVRLARKVLGDDPREVRTVFVGGGTPTLLAADDLVRMLGAIRDEFGLAADAEVTTEANPESVDPAYLATLRAGGFNRISFGMQSARQHVLKVLDRTHTPGRPEACVAEARAAGFEHVNLDLIYGTPGESDDDWRASLDAALGAGPDHVSAYALIVEEGTQLARRIRRGEVPMTDDDVHADRYLIAEEALSAAGFDWYEVSNWATSEAGRCLHNELYWRGADWWGAGPGAHSHVGGVRWWNVKHPGAYAAALAEGRSPGAGREVLSEEDRRVERILLELRLEEGVPLALLRAEGLVAARRALTDGLLRQEAYDGGRAALTLRGRLLADAVVRDLVD
- a CDS encoding DUF3097 domain-containing protein, whose amino-acid sequence is MRPYSPDLTPGWKKSRPVPEVPAEPGLVVEEPGSGFCGAVIRCEAGTVTLEDRFGKHRVFPLEPRGFLLEGRAVTLVRPAAGPARPPRTASGSVAVPGARARVARAGRIYVEGRHDAELVEKVWGDDLRVEGVVVEYLEGVDDLPAIVDAFAPGPDARLGVLVDHLVPGSKEWRIAESVTSEHALVVGHPYIDVWEAVKPSSLGIRSWPRVPHGQDWKTGVCRALGWRVANTGEAWQRVLGAVHSYKDLEPALLGRVEELIDFVTMPS
- a CDS encoding MBL fold metallo-hydrolase, whose translation is MTVTWEESGWERLAPGVGRCRLPVWDCTAGLVVGAGAALLVDAGSSLGEGARLRARAQALAGGRVTHLALTHPHFDHVLGAAVFAGAEVFGAVGLDTALARGGEELRADAEREGLDARAAEEAVDALTLVRPRHLVSGEWTLDLGGGRQALLANVGPGHTAHDLVVLVPGEPEVVFCGDLVEESGDPQAGPDAVPSRWPAALDRLLALGGEDAVYVPGHGAVVDAAFVRSQRDALAARFGVSD
- the hrcA gene encoding heat-inducible transcriptional repressor HrcA, yielding MLSERRLQVLRAIVQDYVGTEEPVGSKALTERHNLGVSPATVRNDMAALEDEGFIAQPHTSAGRIPTDKGYRLFVDKLAGVKPMTAPERRAIQNFLEGAVDLHDVVARTVRLLAQLTRQVAVVQYPSLTRSTVRHVELLPMAPARAMLVLITDTGRVEQRMIDCPAPIGEATLGDLRARLNSRVAGRRFTDVPSLVEDLPEAFDLEERGTVSTVLSTLLETLVEDNEERLMIGGTANLTRFGHDFPLVIRPVLEALEEQVVLLKLLGEAKEPGVTVRIGHENAHEGLNSTSVVSVGYGSGGEAVAKLGVVGPTRMDYPGTMGAVRAVARYVGQILAES
- the dnaJ gene encoding molecular chaperone DnaJ, which translates into the protein MATDYYAVLGVRRDASQEEIKKAFRRLARELHPDVNPDPKTQERFKEINAAYEVLSDPQKKQVYDLGGDPLQQAGAGGAGGFGAGGFGNFSDIMDAFFGTASQRGPRSRTRRGQDAMIRIEVELDEAAFGTTKDIQVDTAIVCTTCSGEGAAPGTSAQTCDMCRGRGEVSQVTRSFLGQVMTSRPCPQCQGFGTVVPNPCPECAGDGRVRSRRTLTVKIPAGVDNGTRIQLAGEGEVGPGGGPAGDLYVEIHELPHSTFQRRGDDLHCTVTLPMTAAALGTKVPLETLDGMEEVDIRPGTQSGQSIPLHGRGVTHLRGGGRGDLIVHVEVQTPSKLDPEQERLLRELAKLRGEERPLGQFQPGQQGLFSRLKDAFNGR
- a CDS encoding nitronate monooxygenase, whose amino-acid sequence is MSLALTDLLPHPVVQAPMAGGVSVPQLAAAVSEAGGLGFLAAGYKTADGMYQEIKQLRGLTGHPFGVNVFMPQPETPDPAAVGVYAHQLAGEASWYETELGDPDSGRDDGYDAKLAVLLDNPVPVVSFHFGVPTREVLDSLRRVGTFTLATATTAEEARAVERAGADAVIAQGVEAGGHQGTHRDLPENDGSGVGLLSLVAEVRETVGIPIVAAGGIMRGSQIAAVLAAGAWAAQLGTAFVATHESGAHALHKQALTSPLYVRTELTRAFSGRPARGLVNRFLREHGPYAPAAYPDVHHLAAPLRRAAAKAGDAQGMALWAGQGHRMARELPAGQLVEVLVAELAATRAALSAGGAG
- a CDS encoding 16S rRNA (uracil(1498)-N(3))-methyltransferase; its protein translation is MTAPVFVVEDFGTDGSGHHVLDGPEGRHAVSVKRLRAGESVVLTDGAGRRAEGEVTGTEGKDRLIVRLGDVVEEPVEWPRLTVVQALPKGDRGELAVETMTEVGVDAIVPWSAARCVTQWKGERGLKSLAKWRATAREAGKQSRRARFPEVADAATSKQVVSLLAEADFAAVLHESGTEPLATAGLPATGSIVLVVGPEGGVSPEELALFAQAGATPYRLGRSVLRTSTAGTAAAAVLLARTGRWS